The nucleotide sequence AAGGATTCAGCCTTGAAGAAAATCCTCAGTCAAGAGGTAAGATGAGCAGGGAAGAACCTTtgaaggagacagaaggagcAGAGGGGGCACCTGAGGAGAAGGGTGTGGTCTCTCAGGTTAGATGCCCTCCCTCTAGGGGTCAGGGAGAACGCACACTTGGAGAAGGCCTTTGGAGATGTCCAGAATGCTGTCCTTGGTGACACCTAGATGAGTCACTTGAGTTAGGGTGGTGAGAATGGACGTGTGAGGCAGAGAATGGGCAGGGGAAGAAGGGGTTGGGACGGGCTAGGGCAATGTGGAAGGAGAAGGATTTGTGATGGGAAGCTACTAGCCCATGTGAACGAAGCCCCTGTGCCCAAGGCACGGTGCTGGGCAGGATCAGAGAGATTTCGAGCTGAATGAGAGAGTGGAAGCTCCTGGTGGTCAGGGGAGGTAACGCATCTACATACATTCTAAGTAAAACAGAAACACAAGATGTGATTTAaggtcagaagaaagaaagatccTTTCCAACAGGGTTGAGGGAGTATATCAGGGAagccttcatggaggaagtggtacTGACTTTCATCAATGTAGGCAGGGCAGGGGCAAGAAACTCTGAACATAAGGAACATCGAAGGCATGGAGGCAGAGAAATCTGAGATAGGGTGAGGAATCTAATTTAGCCAAAAGTATGTGATGGGAATGTGAAAGAAGATTTCCAAAGTTAGGTGGGCCCAGAGGATGAATAAGGAGTTGACAGGTAAGGAAGTCACGGTTTGGGAGGGGGTGCTCCAAGTTCAGTGGAGAGTTGGTGCCATGCTGGGCCCAGGGATGATGCCACGCTGGGGAGCTGAAGATAGAAATGgctccttccctgccctccagagGCCCTCCTGTGACCTGGCTGGAGGGTAGCTAGTAGCCTATAGAGATAAAAGTCAGGGAAATGCAGTGATTGAGAGGGTCAACAGCAACTAAGAGTGGAGagagcaagctccttgagggcaggaacataTTTCATTGTTGTTGTCTTGTTAGCCCTAAAGTCCAAGCACATTGTAAAGGCTTAACAAATATGTGCAGACTTGAGATTATCGGGATGCTAGTTTAGGGAAGAGAAGAAGTCCGAGCCAGGTGTTGAAGGCATCAAAAAAGCtggaactgggggtgggggaggcaaaaTGATGGCTGTGGGGGCTTTCTAAGGGTGAGAACATAAATTGTAGACTTCAGATGTAAGGAACCAGAGAAAAGGTGGTGCTTGAATCTTGGGGAGACTGCACTGGAATGAGGAGCAGGCAAGAGCAGGGCTATCAGGCCCATCTGCAACCCTTTTGAGTTGGGGCCATGGATACCCTTTACAGAACTGGGCAGTGGGCATTACCTTTAGGCGAAAGCCAGGGCTCTAGGGAAACAGCTCCCAGCCAGGGAGGCTGAATCTGAGGACACTTGGAGCTGTGGGGCTCATGGGGGGACACCTGAAGTCTGGTATTTGGGTTTGGTGCCTGGGATGTGTCCCCAGGTAAAATTTGGTGAAGCAGGTGAAGCTTGACCCTTTCCTGGCCACCTCCTTAGCAGTTTCTCatcctgtctcccctccccccccccccccccccccccgccttagTTATCAAACCTACCGTGGGGGATGAGGGGATGGACCTTTGGCACGGTAACTGGGAGATGTTGGGGCCACACAGGCTCAGGTGCTGAGCATGATTCCCTGTGTTCCCAACTCCTTGTCCTTCAGACGCTGAAACGGAAGGAGAAGGAGTATGAGCATGAGATGGAGCGTCTGGCCCGGGAGAAGATAGCCACACAGCAGCAGCTGACAGAGCTGAAGCGTGAGCTGAGCCAGTGGATGGATGCACTCGAGATGGAGCGGGTGCTACGGCAGGCAGGGCAGCCCGAGGACGACCAGGCCTCCACCTCCACTGCGTCAGGTACCCCTGCCCATGCTCATCCCCCCTCTCCTTCAGCTTCCTCCCCTGGCTAACATaccgccccgcccccgccccttcCCCGGGCTCCAGTGTCCCTCTGTGGCCTCCTGTCTCCTCCAAGATGGGACCCTGACTCCCTCCAGGACAGCCTTAGCTTTCTTGCTGCTCCCTGACCctgttcccttcttctctctccctcttctggcCTGTCCACCACCTCCCCAACAGAAGGTGAGGACAACATGGATGAAGACATGGAAGACGACCGGTCAGCCATGGGCCTGCCCAAGCTGAGCCAGCGACCACAGCCTGAGCTCCTGAAACCAGCTCCCCTGCCTCCTAGCACGGCTCCTGCTGCCCCGGCCCCTCATTCCCACCCTGCGGCTCTGCAGCAGAAGCCCCCCCCTCCAGCAGCTGCCGCCCAGACCCTGGTATCGGCCCCCGCCCACCTCGTGGCCACGGCGGGAGGGGGCTCGACGGTCATCGCTCACACGGCCACCACCCACGCCTCAGTCATCCAGACTGTGAACCATGTGCTTCAGGGCCCGGGGGGCAAGCACATTGCCCACATTGCCCCTTCAGCCCCCAGCCCCGTGCAGCTGGCACCTGCCACACCCCCCATTGGCCACATTACTGTCCACCCTGCAGCCCTCAATCACGTGGCCCACCTGGGCTCCCAGCTGCCCCTGTATCCACAGCCGGTGGCCGTGAGCCACATCGCCCACACCCTTTCCCACCAGCAAGTCAATGGCACAGGCGGGCTGGGGCCGCCAGCCACAGTCATGGCCAAGCCAGCTGTAGGTGCCCAGGTGGTCCATCACCCCCAGTTGGTGGGCCAGACGGTCCTAAACCCAGTGACCATGGTCACCATGCCATCCTTCCCCGTCAGCACCCTGAAGCTGGCCTGAAGGGGGCGTCACTTGGAGGTCCCTgacacccctccccaccaagcaGCTCCACACATTCcagcccagccccctcccccaccctcagggGAAGGGCAGGGTGCAGAGACTGAgcccagagggagaagagaagggacaaTGGGGGtgctaacccccccccccccaattcggCGCTGGGCCAGGAGGGCACGGGGAGAAAGGACTGGCCCTGCTGCATTTGGACTTGACAAAAAACCCAAGAGACCCTTTGGTGAGCGTGGTCCCTGTGGCTCTGGTGGCTGCCTCATTTCCGTTCTCGTCCTGTTCTGTCCCCGCCTCGCCTCCCTTGCCCGTgtaatcagtgagctgtggatgTGATGTTCTTGGTTTTCGTCCcttgtccctccc is from Trichosurus vulpecula isolate mTriVul1 chromosome 7, mTriVul1.pri, whole genome shotgun sequence and encodes:
- the MNT gene encoding max-binding protein MNT isoform X1, with translation MSIETLLEAARFLEWQAQQQQRAREEHEKHRLEREQEQKASATRVNHMLPPEEPRIEAPPLPLSPPAPPPAPPPPLATPVTVIPIPVVTGSPQPMPPPPPLPLPPAQPLTLAPRQPALVSAPGLSIKDPIPPLPRPPATATPLLPDSKGIAAPTGSPKPLQPFPTPILTIAQHHVVQQPIQPQLPPPQPPPPTTLAALKLAPAEEVKPSEQKKRPGGIGTREVHNKLEKNRRAHLKECFETLKRNIPNVDDKKTSNLSVLRSALRYIQTLKRKEKEYEHEMERLAREKIATQQQLTELKRELSQWMDALEMERVLRQAGQPEDDQASTSTASEGEDNMDEDMEDDRSAMGLPKLSQRPQPELLKPAPLPPSTAPAAPAPHSHPAALQQKPPPPAAAAQTLVSAPAHLVATAGGGSTVIAHTATTHASVIQTVNHVLQGPGGKHIAHIAPSAPSPVQLAPATPPIGHITVHPAALNHVAHLGSQLPLYPQPVAVSHIAHTLSHQQVNGTGGLGPPATVMAKPAVGAQVVHHPQLVGQTVLNPVTMVTMPSFPVSTLKLA
- the MNT gene encoding max-binding protein MNT isoform X2, which encodes MLPPEEPRIEAPPLPLSPPAPPPAPPPPLATPVTVIPIPVVTGSPQPMPPPPPLPLPPAQPLTLAPRQPALVSAPGLSIKDPIPPLPRPPATATPLLPDSKGIAAPTGSPKPLQPFPTPILTIAQHHVVQQPIQPQLPPPQPPPPTTLAALKLAPAEEVKPSEQKKRPGGIGTREVHNKLEKNRRAHLKECFETLKRNIPNVDDKKTSNLSVLRSALRYIQTLKRKEKEYEHEMERLAREKIATQQQLTELKRELSQWMDALEMERVLRQAGQPEDDQASTSTASEGEDNMDEDMEDDRSAMGLPKLSQRPQPELLKPAPLPPSTAPAAPAPHSHPAALQQKPPPPAAAAQTLVSAPAHLVATAGGGSTVIAHTATTHASVIQTVNHVLQGPGGKHIAHIAPSAPSPVQLAPATPPIGHITVHPAALNHVAHLGSQLPLYPQPVAVSHIAHTLSHQQVNGTGGLGPPATVMAKPAVGAQVVHHPQLVGQTVLNPVTMVTMPSFPVSTLKLA